One region of Faecalibacter bovis genomic DNA includes:
- a CDS encoding winged helix-turn-helix transcriptional regulator, whose translation MTDTLEILGGKWKLLIIHYLMMRENDMNTFNKIERDIEGISAKVLSKELKDLEANKLVIRQEQKTKPISVSYSITEYGKSTNEIIDVLVNWGQNHRIKIISE comes from the coding sequence ATGACTGATACTCTAGAAATTTTAGGAGGCAAATGGAAACTTTTGATAATTCATTATTTGATGATGCGTGAAAATGATATGAATACATTTAATAAAATTGAACGTGATATTGAAGGTATATCTGCAAAAGTTCTATCTAAAGAATTGAAAGATTTAGAAGCTAATAAATTAGTGATAAGACAAGAGCAAAAAACAAAACCTATATCGGTTTCTTATTCAATTACTGAATATGGAAAATCAACCAATGAAATAATTGATGTACTTGTAAATTGGGGACAAAATCATCGAATTAAAATAATTTCAGAATGA